TCAGGCCTCGGCAGCGACAGACTGGCCTTGCCTTGACCTGACGCAAGGCCCCGGGTGACCCGCATCACCCACCCCGCCCGGCGCTGAGCGCTCACTTCAGCGCCGCAGCCCGCAGCCGCCGGCTCACCGCCCACAGTGCCACGGCGCACAGCAGCAGGCTCGAGGCCACCGAGGCCGCGATCTGCGGTGCGGCCAGCGCCTCGCCCTTGAGCACCTGGCCCATCAGCGTGGTCTGGGCCAGCGCCGGCACCCAGTAGTGCCAGGGGGCGACGCCTTCCTGGTTGAACACCGTCACCAGCGGCAGCAAGGACGCGGCCAGCATCACGATGGTGGTGCCGGCCTGTGCCTCCTTGAAGCTCTTGCTGCGGATGGCGATGGCCATCAGCAAGGCTGCCAGCGCGCCGGCCAGCGGCAGCAGCAGCGCGATGAAGGCCGCGGCCTCCACCGGGCCGAAGCGGAACATGGCCGCCAGCGCCTCGCTGCGCATCAGCCACTGCCCAGGCAGAAAGCTCAAGCAGCTCAGCAGCGCGATCAGCATGCCCACCGCAGCCACCGCGCCCCACTTGCCCAGCACCAGCGCCGCGTGCGGCATCGGGTTCATCAGCAGAGGCTCCAGCGAGCCACGCTCGCGCTCGCCGGCCGTCGTGTCGAGCGCGGCGTTGAGCGAGCCGTACAGCACCGCCATCAGCACAAAAAACGGCACCATCGTGGCCAGTTGGGCGGCGCGCGCGGTGCGGTCGGCGACGTCGCGCTCGGCCACGTCCACCGGGCGCAGCAAAGCGGGGCTGACGCCGCGCATCACCAGCCGCAGCGTGGCCTGCTCGTTGCCAAAGCCCTGCAGCAGAGCCGTCACGCGCCGCACGCCGGCCTGCGCCCGCTGGTTGGAGCTGCTCGACACCAGCTCCACCAGCGGCATCTCACCCCGCGCGAGCGCCGCCTCGAAGCCGGGTGCGACCACGATCACCGGGTCGCCGAAGCGGTTGTCGCGCAACCGGGCCTCGAAGTCGGCCGGGGCGTCGCGGATGGTGAAGGTCTGGCGCTCGATGAAGTTGCGCAGCGTCGGCGCATGCTCCAGGCCCACCGCGACGATCTCGCGCGCCTCGGCCCGCTTCTCCAGCCCCGACACCAGCGCGCCGATCAGCACCAGCACCAGCGGCCCGATGGCCACGCTGGACAGCAGCACCATCAGCAGCGTGCGACGGTCGCGCAGGGCGTCGGTGAGTTCCTTGCGGAACACGGCAAAGGCGGCGGCGATCATGGGGCGCTCCCGGCGGCAGGGCCGGCCTCGGCGGCGAAGGCCAGGCGGACGAAGGTTTCCTCGAAGTCGGCCTGCCCGGTGCGGCGCATGAGCTCGGCCACCGTGCCCTCGGCCACCGTGCGGCCGTGCGCGACGACGACGACCCGGTCGCACAGGCGCTCGACCTCCTGCATGATGTGCGTCGAGAAGACGATGCACTTGCCCTCGTCGT
This portion of the Ideonella sp. WA131b genome encodes:
- a CDS encoding ABC transporter permease, with product MIAAAFAVFRKELTDALRDRRTLLMVLLSSVAIGPLVLVLIGALVSGLEKRAEAREIVAVGLEHAPTLRNFIERQTFTIRDAPADFEARLRDNRFGDPVIVVAPGFEAALARGEMPLVELVSSSSNQRAQAGVRRVTALLQGFGNEQATLRLVMRGVSPALLRPVDVAERDVADRTARAAQLATMVPFFVLMAVLYGSLNAALDTTAGERERGSLEPLLMNPMPHAALVLGKWGAVAAVGMLIALLSCLSFLPGQWLMRSEALAAMFRFGPVEAAAFIALLLPLAGALAALLMAIAIRSKSFKEAQAGTTIVMLAASLLPLVTVFNQEGVAPWHYWVPALAQTTLMGQVLKGEALAAPQIAASVASSLLLCAVALWAVSRRLRAAALK